The Rattus norvegicus strain BN/NHsdMcwi chromosome 9, GRCr8, whole genome shotgun sequence genome contains the following window.
TAAGTATTCCTGTAGAACTTGATTTTTGCCTGATGAATAGTTCAGAAGCAAGAATCTTTCATATGGACTGAGGATTTGAAGGTGTGATTTAGACATCCCAACCCACAACACCCACCACACTCCCAGCTCGGTCCTCAGTGATAGGCTTTTCTGATTTTCAATAGGTATCATAATTTTCTAACGTATTCAGTGTGGTTTCTATTCTACTTGGTAacttaatataaaaattttagcTCTAAGCTGGGTTGGGTGGCTCACCTTTTATCCCAgcgcttaggaggcagaggtagttgggtctttgagtttaaggccagcctagataGCCAGAAccacataataaaaaaaatcccaacaacTAAATAAACAACTTTCAGTTCTTAGGAAGCAAGAAAAACCATGCATGAATTGGGGAACTGTTGACTATATAAATATTTAGTCAAACACTTGTGAAGGCAGTTGTAATACTTTGATTGGATATCGTCCTTTTGTGCATACTGTATAGAATAAGTGCAAAGATGTGCTTAACAGAGTCCCTGCTTTGAAAAATTCATATTATTTTTTCATAGCACTGTCAATGTGATAGATTAGCTGAGTCTTTAAAGAGAGTAATATGATAAGTAGAAATTCAAGAAAGTGGAGATGTTAGAAGTAAAGCTGTCATGGCATGGTGATAAATATGAGCTAAGAGGAGAAGGTACTGTGTCAGACCCAGGCAACTGGAGGGCTTGTAGTGCACTATTCTCTGAGCTGAGGCTCACTGTTAAAGAACTAGGTATTGGTATGGGAGAACATGTTTCCAGATTTAGAAGTGATCTGTGGGAGTGGCCTTCTCTTTAGGGTACTGGTTTAGTGTTCACTAGTAGAGAATGCCATTTTGGGGCCTTCTCTTGTACAGGTGACAGTATCTGAAACCGTGTGCATGTCAGGCTGCCTGTGGAGGAATAAGAGCAGGAAGAGGCCTATGTTAGTACTGAGTAGAAGAGGCAGAGTTTGCACAGGAGATAGGAAGAgcatattatttatttacctcAGTGTTATTGTGACAAAAATACCTGATCAAAGAAGGCAGGAAAGGATAtcttttggctcatagtttccAAGATGTCATTCTGTTTTAGTGAGGGAGGGCTCGTTGAAAGAGCATTTCATATTAAGGTGGCTAGGGAGTATGCAAAGGGGAATATAGGCAGGTTCTAGGGCAAGATAAAAACCCTAAGAATAGCCCACTAGTGATTTATTTCCTCCAAAGACTCCACCTTTCAGTAATGCTGTGCTGTGTATCTCTCTCAAGGGGTTAGTGTATGGATTAGGCTAGCACTCTGTGTTCTAATTGTCTCTGGAAATGCCTTCGTAGACCCTCTTCCCTAACCAGAGGCATGCTTTACTAATCTCCTAGGCATTTATTAATCCAGGCAAGTTAACAAATTGCCTGGATTAACCGTCTCAGGACAGAAGGGAGTAGTCATTGCAGGGGAGGCAGTCTCCTGTGAGAACTCTTTGATTCTTACAGTATGGTCAAGCCAGAGGTGAGGAATAGAGACATGTATATAGGAAGAGTTTCCCAGAGGTTTTTTATATTGTAgttttgaggtaggatctttctatgtaatcctggctgtGCTTCAGACTGCTCTTGCTTCCCTCTCAGAGATTCTctcgcctctgcctctggagtcctGGGGCTAAggatgtaccaccatgccctcTGTTAACaaggttttggtttgcttttcaaggcagggtttgcAACTTCTTACTATATAGACCATTCTGACCTTAAACTCGAGATCACCTGCAGCAGCACCTGCACTAGCCTCCCAAgtgtggtgggattaaaggcttgtaccaccatcCCACTGCCCAGCTCCCCTCTCTCCCAACAGAGGTTTTGctcttatatttttaatgttgaagAATTTATGGAGAGGGTATAGGAATATGAATGAGCAAGGGTTACCTACTTGATTAAGTTGCTGGGGCATAGGAAGGATTGGTGCTTTTTACCTTTATAATCAGTACAAAATTGTGGTAGATACTTTTCCTTGAAGGCTCTTTTTTATTTGGcaatctttattttaattaacatagctttactttctttgtttctagttTTCCAATTCTTTAGTATTTTACATTTCTGTATATCTTAATTATTTTACAAGACTAGGGGAAATTTTGCAAACAAACACCCTTTCCCTCGAGTGGTTTCTTTGTAAGTACTAGTAGTCATTTTACCAATTTTGTGCATTAGTACTTGGCCTTTTGCAAGTGTAGCACCCCTGTCCTGCCTATTGCGGTTTGATGGACAGAAGGATGTGTCTGGAACTAGGGGTGTTTGGGTTTGAATCTTTTTCCTGGATGACTGACTGTTGGCAGCTTATTTAACttttctgggcctcagtttctttacTGAATGGTGGTAATACTTGAACCTATTATTCACTAGTGAGGTTTTAAGTAAGTGTCTGCAGTATTGTCAATAAACATGAGCCAAGAGCCAACTGATTTGATTTTAGAGAATGGAgacattttttgatattttacccccccaaccccctccccccttttttttatgacagggtctctttgtgtagccctgaatGTTCTAGAACATGCTCTgtagacctgcctgtctctgcctcctgagtgctgggattaaaggtgtgcatcaccattgCCTGGTTTTGCCTTCTCCCATGAAGTAGTATCATTAGCTTCTGTATACAGTTCCACCGTAAGGAAGTGTCTTATGTATTAGGAACCTCTTTTTACTAGAGTTTGAGGTGTCATATGTAAATAAGACTGTAAATTGGGAACATTAGCTAGATTTTGTTCTGTTATTTAAAACGTTACTAGTACATGTATGCATggttgtgtgtgagtatgcgcGAGCGTTCAAGTGCGTGCATTGGAGCCCTTGAGAGTCCATCTCATGTATGCCACAATACACaggtaaaggtcagaggacatcattggagttggttctttcttgcctttatgtgggttctgggggacTGAACTCAGTTCACCAGGTTTCGGTGGCaagctttactgactgagtcatcttACTGACCACAACATATCTCttggttttattctgttttagTTAGTTAACTTGGACTTGGTCTTTAGATTTCTTGGGAAAGTTGAATTTCTACATGTTACTACATTGCAAGCAGGATGACACTGGCGTTCTCATTCAGATAACTGGCATCTGCTTATATTTACTTACAAGGTTTATGTCATATGACACGAACTCaggtggcattttttttttttttttgaaacagggtcataCTGTTTACttcaagctgaccttgaacttgctgtgaggctcaggttggccttgaacttgagattcatctgccttagcctcctgagtggcAAATCACCATCTTGGGTTGCTGAGTGGATTGCCATCCGTGTATGTAAAACTTGGTATGTAAATTGGAGTCAGTCACTCAtttctcagtctctctttctGAAAACCTTTTTCTAATGGTGGGGTGGgaacaggctttttttttttttttttttttttggttctttttttcggagctggggaccgaacccagggccttgcgcttcctaggtaagcgctctaccactgagctaaatccccagccccgggaacaggcttttttatttttacttttttttttaaaatgtagccccatgctttgttgttttgtttttgtttcctttttaatgtaACCCCATGCTGGTCTTGATTTTAAAGTAAAATCCCCTCAGTCTCCCaggtgcttggattacaggcatgcaacACTGAGCCTGTCTCTCAGCCTTTCATTCCAGTTTTTGTAACATAACAATTTAAATTCTTACCTCACAGAGGTATGTTGGCCAAGGAAGCCAAAAGGTAGTTTAAGAGGACACAGCAGTGTGCTTCTTTCCTTGCCTCTCGCcttttgcctcttttaatttgcttttcctattctttcttttccttttttcttattcttctatCTCTGTTTTTGTATTCAATGGGAACAAGCATTCTGAATTTGATGTTAACAAATTTACTTTACGATTCAGCTATTGAGGAGTTAGAGGATTAGAATGTATCCTTTGGGGAGGCATAGAGCAGAGCTTGAGTCAGATCCAATCAAGAACCTCCATGATTTCATTCAGTGACTCATATCAACTCAGAAAGGAATTGTTGGATAGATTAAAGTTCCCTGGGGTATAGCAAGTGGAGAAGATGGGGGTGGTCTTTTCACTTGTTACATACAGGAAGTGTATTGAGAAGCTTGTCTTGAGTTGCTTGCCATGATGCTACTAGGACTTAGATATGGCATTGTCCACAGCCATTTGGGCTTCCTGTTGGACTTAATTTTTGTCCGGTCTCTTCTATAAAGtctttatcatgattctttcttttcaCCTCCCTTTCCTTTGCTTTGGCTTAAGATTTTTGTTACTTGTGTCATAATTTTCAGGTGACAGACAGCCATGCAGACATAGAGGCTGAGACTtctgtagcctaggttggccttgtATATCACCATCCTTCCTGGTTTGTACATTTTATGTGTTGACTACATGGAAATTACTGGGGTATTTATCTGGGTCTTTTCTTCTTTAGACATCTCAATAAGTAAGATTCTCAGAAAACATCTATGTCAGAGAAAGTGGGCAATAAATAGATGAAGCCAAAGATGAGTGAGACCAGACACTTCTTCAAGAGCTTTCAGGCCCTGTAAGAGGAAGCAGGCTGCTACCACGAAAATGGCCAGGAATGTGGCCGACCTTTTGGCTTTGAGCCAGCAGGAAGAACTAGTGGATTTGCCAGACAGCTACCCACTGAGCACAAGTGAAGATGAAGGGGACAGTGATGGAGAACGGAAATGTCAAAAGCTCCTGGAAGCAGTCAGTTCCCTTGGTAGAACGAATAAATGGAAGTTGGCAGAGAGATCTGAGGCTAGTCTGATGGTGTCAGAGTTCAATGTCACTTCTGAAGGATCAGGTGAAAAACTGGTCCTTTCGGATTTGCTTGGGTCTGCTACAGAGTTATCTTCATTGGCTACTGTGAAAAAACAGCTGCAAAGAATCAAGTCAAAGACTCTTACCATACCCCTTAACAAAGAAGTGGCTGACCGGACCCTCAGGGAAGCAGCATTCAGCAAAACCTCACAAATGCTCTCCAAGTGGGATCCTGTCGTGCTGAAGAACCGGCAAGCGGAGCAGTTGGTTTTTCCCATGGAGAAGGAACTGCCAGCAGTTGCTCCCATTGAACATGTTTTCACTGGCTGGAAAGCAAGAACCCCTCTGGAACAAGAAGTTTTTAACCTCCTTCATAAGAACAAGCAGCCAGTAACAGACCCTTTATTGACTCCCATGGAAAAAGCCTCCCTCAAAGCCATGAGCCTAGAAGAAGCCAAGATACGCCGAGCAGAGCTTCAGAGGACTCGAGCTCTGCAGTCCTATTATGAGGCTAGAGCTcgaagagagaagagaatcaaGAGTAAAAAGTACCACAGAGTTCTAAAGAAAGGAAAGGCCAAGAAAGCCTTAAAAGAGTTTGAGCAGCTGTGGAAGGACTGCCCAAGTGCTGCATTGCAAGAACtagaaaaaatggaaaaggcCAGAATGACAGAACGGATGAGCCTTAAGCACCAGGGCAAGGGGAAATGGGCAAAGTCTAAGGCAATTGTGGCCAAGTATGACCTGGAGGCTCGAAAAGCTATGCAAGAACAATTGGCTAAGAACAGAGAACTGACACAGAAACTCCAGGTAGTTTCAGAGAGTGAGGAAGACGATGAAGGCACAGAGGAGAGAATAGTCCCTGTCTCTGATGGAATGGATGACCTACGGATGAATGCAGATGCTGTAAATCCCTGGATGCTGAGCAGTTGCAACAGCAGTGCAGAAGGAGGTGACATCAAGACAGACCCTGAACAGATACCTGAATTTGTGACCCATGCATCTTCTGAGAGTGAGGGAGATGAAAGACCGGTGGCAGAAGAACTTGTGTTGAAAGAAAGATCCTTTCAAGAAAGAGTTGATTCCAACAATGCTAAGCCATTGGATATCCAAGAAACAGAAGACTCTAATAGCCAGGAGGTATTATCTGAATCGAGAATATTGCTTCAGAAACTCAACAAGGAAAATCATCAATCTGAGGATCAAGAAGTGAGTTCAGTGGAAACTGTTCTCCATATCCAGAGAGAGGACCTTGCCTCAGAGAAGTTCTTGGTGCTCCAAAGGCTAGAGAGAGCACATGTTCTGGAGCAACGAGGAGAGTTGGGCAAAGAGGAACATTATCCAAAAAAGGAGCTTTCCGGACCTGTGTTGAAAGGggtgtggaaggaaatgaatccacccacccaccctgatg
Protein-coding sequences here:
- the LOC102551819 gene encoding U3 small nucleolar RNA-associated protein 14 homolog B, giving the protein MARNVADLLALSQQEELVDLPDSYPLSTSEDEGDSDGERKCQKLLEAVSSLGRTNKWKLAERSEASLMVSEFNVTSEGSGEKLVLSDLLGSATELSSLATVKKQLQRIKSKTLTIPLNKEVADRTLREAAFSKTSQMLSKWDPVVLKNRQAEQLVFPMEKELPAVAPIEHVFTGWKARTPLEQEVFNLLHKNKQPVTDPLLTPMEKASLKAMSLEEAKIRRAELQRTRALQSYYEARARREKRIKSKKYHRVLKKGKAKKALKEFEQLWKDCPSAALQELEKMEKARMTERMSLKHQGKGKWAKSKAIVAKYDLEARKAMQEQLAKNRELTQKLQVVSESEEDDEGTEERIVPVSDGMDDLRMNADAVNPWMLSSCNSSAEGGDIKTDPEQIPEFVTHASSESEGDERPVAEELVLKERSFQERVDSNNAKPLDIQETEDSNSQEVLSESRILLQKLNKENHQSEDQEVSSVETVLHIQREDLASEKFLVLQRLERAHVLEQRGELGKEEHYPKKELSGPVLKGVWKEMNPPTHPDASGGKKKKEQMIDLQTLLTTPSPPVKSLAVPTVQELEDEVETDHKQLIKEAFAGDDVIREFLKEKREAIEANKPKDLDLSLPGWGEWVGMGLKPSAKKRRRFLIKAPESSPRKDKNLPNVIINEKRNIHAAAYQVRAVPHPFTHHQQFERTIQNPIGYTWNTQRAFQKLTVPKVGTKLGHIIKPIKAENVGYHSSSRSDLSILQSNRKCLSRKQQKQLKKSSAD